The genomic interval CCTCCCCCGCGCAGCGGGGGGATGGGGGCCGGGGGGAGGGGGCTCCCAGAGGCATTCACCGGCAGCCAGGCCGTCTGGTGTGACTTCTCCCCTCTCCCGCGCAGTTTGCGGGGAGGGGCCGGGGGAGGGGCCTCCCGGACGCCGTCAAGACGACATCACACGATCAGCATCAATAGAACCGAACCACAAGCAGAACCGAATTACAGTGAGAATCGCCCACCTCGCCGACCTTCACCTGGGCTTCCGCGCCTACCACCGCGTCACGCAGCGCGGTGCCAACGCGCGCGAAGCCGACGTGGCCGACGCCTTTCGCCAGGCCGTCGCCCGCGTGGTGGAACTGCGCCCGGACCTGGTGCTGGTGGCCGGCGACGTGTTCCACACCGTCCGCCCCTCCAACACCTCCATCGCCGAGGCATTCCGGCAGTTCTGCCGCCTCTCGGAGGAGCTTCCGGAGACGCCGGTGGTGATGATCGCGGGCAACCACGACTCCCCGCGCTCGGCCGACACGGGGAACATCCTCAACCTGTTCCGCGAGATCGACGGGGTGCGGGTGGCGTGCGACGAAAGCCGCACGGTGCACCTTCCGCAGCTGGACACCTCCATCCTCTGCCTGCCCCACGTGGCTCTGTTCGCGGGCGAGCTGGCGCGGCTGGAGCCCGACCCCGCGGTCAAGCACAACCTGCTGATGCTGCACGGCACCATCGGCGGGGCCGCGGCCGAGCAGAAGCTGCGCTACGTGTCGGAATACGGTGGGGCCATCGTCGAGAACACCGACATCGGCCCGGAGCGGTGGGACTACGTGGCGCTGGGCCACTACCACATCGCCACCGAGATGGCGCCCAACATGTGGTACGCCGGAGGCATCGAGCGCACCTCCACCAACATCTGGATGGAGAAGGAAGAAAAGGGGTTCCTGCTGTACGACACCGAGACGCGCCGGGCCGACTTCCAGCCGCTGCGCACGCGCACGGTGGTGGACCTTCCCTGGGTGGAGGCGCGCGGCCTGGGCCCCGCCGAGGTGGACGCCCGCATCCGCGCGCTGGTGGAAA from Longimicrobium sp. carries:
- a CDS encoding DNA repair exonuclease gives rise to the protein MRIAHLADLHLGFRAYHRVTQRGANAREADVADAFRQAVARVVELRPDLVLVAGDVFHTVRPSNTSIAEAFRQFCRLSEELPETPVVMIAGNHDSPRSADTGNILNLFREIDGVRVACDESRTVHLPQLDTSILCLPHVALFAGELARLEPDPAVKHNLLMLHGTIGGAAAEQKLRYVSEYGGAIVENTDIGPERWDYVALGHYHIATEMAPNMWYAGGIERTSTNIWMEKEEKGFLLYDTETRRADFQPLRTRTVVDLPWVEARGLGPAEVDARIRALVEKVPEGIKGKIVRMVVTDVQRPCIRELNHKQIREWKAEALHFHLDARPPEIRRRAASGAPVRRQTLQEQVESFIRKDWVLRDDRCDRDHLVELGKTYVERTGEG